The Penaeus chinensis breed Huanghai No. 1 chromosome 36, ASM1920278v2, whole genome shotgun sequence genome includes a region encoding these proteins:
- the LOC125044802 gene encoding salivary glue protein Sgs-3-like, which yields MTKEDRPKPTKTDQGQARPTKTKAKRTSKRNQTRPNKTPKHQTRPSKAKQDRPKLEQDRPRPKTKRTSKRDQARPTDTKQAQARPSKSKEDQARPTMTKDKTNQQARPSKTHRH from the coding sequence ATGACCAAGGAAGACCGACCAAAACCGACCAAAACCGACCAAGGCCAAGCAAGACCGACCAAGACCAAAGCAAAACGAACCAGCAAGCGAAACCAAACAAGACCCAACAAGACCCCCAAACACCAAACAAGACCAAGCAAGGCCAAGCAAGACCGACCAAAACTTGAGCAAGACCGACCAAGACCAAAGACAAAACGAACCAGCAAGCGAGACCAAGCAAGACCCACCGACACTAAACAAGCCCAAGCAAGGCCAAGCAAGTCAAAAGAAGACCAAGCAAGACCGACCATGACCAAAGACAAAACAAACCAGCAAGCGAGACCAAGCAAGACCCACCGACACTAA
- the LOC125044803 gene encoding repetin-like, producing MLEEVPRQGIQEQVPRQGIQEQVPRQGIQEQVPRQGIKEQVPRQGIQEQVPRQGIQEQVPRQGIQEQVARQGIQEQVPRQGIQERKCQGKESKSKCQGRESKSKCQGKESKSKCQGRESKSKCQGKESKSKCQGKESKSKCQGKESKSKCQGRESKSKCQGKESKSKCQGRESKSKCQGKESKSKCQGKESKSKCQGRESKSKCQGRESKSKCQGKESKSKCQGKKSKSKCQGKESKSKCQGRESKSKCQGKESKSKCQGRESKRKCQGKESKSKCQGRESKSKCQGKESKSKCQGKESKSKCQGRESKSKCQGKESKSKCQGRESKSKCQGKESKSKCQGRESKSKCQGKESKSKCQGRESKSKCQGKESKSKCQGRESKSKCQGKESKSKCQGKESKSKCQGKESKSKCQGRESKSKCQGKESKSKCQGRESKSKCQGKESKSKCQGKESKSKCQGRESKSKCQGRESKKAGHPRGSEASPRADTATGR from the exons ATGTT AGAGGAAGTGCCAAGGCAAGGAATCCAAGAGCAAGTGCCAAGGCAGGGAATCCAAGAGCAAGTGCCAAGGCAAGGAATCCAAGAGCAAGTGCCAAGGCAGGGAATCAAAGAGCAAGTGCCAAGGCAAGGAATCCAAGAGCAAGTGCCAAGGCAAGGAATCCAAGAGCAAGTGCCAAGGCAAGGAATCCAAGAGCAAGTGGCAAGGCAGGGAATCCAAGAGCAAGTGCCAAGGCAGGGAATCCAAGAGAGGAAGTGCCAAGGCAAGGAATCCAAGAGCAAGTGCCAAGGCAGGGAATCCAAGAGCAAGTGCCAAGGCAAGGAATCCAAGAGCAAGTGCCAAGGCAGGGAATCCAAGAGCAAGTGCCAAGGCAAGGAATCCAAGAGCAAGTGCCAAGGCAAGGAATCCAAGAGCAAGTGCCAAGGCAAGGAATCCAAGAGCAAGTGCCAAGGCAGGGAATCCAAGAGCAAGTGCCAAGGCAAGGAATCCAAGAGCAAGTGCCAAGGCAGGGAATCCAAGAGCAAGTGCCAAGGCAAGGAATCCAAGAGCAAGTGCCAAGGCAAGGAATCCAAGAGCAAGTGCCAAGGCAGGGAATCCAAGAGCAAGTGCCAAGGCAGGGAATCCAAGAGCAAGTGCCAAGGCAAGGAATCCAAGAGCAAGTGCCAAGGCAAGAAATCCAAGAGCAAGTGCCAAGGCAAGGAATCCAAGAGCAAGTGCCAAGGCAGGGAATCCAAGAGCAAGTGCCAAGGCAAGGAATCCAAGAGCAAGTGCCAAGGCAGGGAATCCAAGCGCAAGTGCCAAGGCAAGGAATCCAAGAGCAAGTGCCAAGGCAGGGAATCCAAGAGCAAGTGTCAAGGCAAGGAATCCAAGAGCAAGTGCCAAGGCAAGGAATCCAAGAGCAAGTGCCAAGGCAGGGAATCCAAGAGCAAGTGCCAAGGCAAGGAATCCAAGAGCAAGTGCCAAGGCAGGGAATCCAAGAGCAAGTGCCAAGGCAAGGAATCCAAGAGCAAGTGCCAAGGCAGGGAATCCAAGAGCAAGTGCCAAGGCAAGGAATCCAAGAGCAAGTGCCAAGGCAGGGAATCCAAGAGCAAGTGCCAAGGCAAGGAATCCAAGAGCAAGTGCCAAGGCAGGGAATCCAAGAGCAAGTGCCAAGGCAAGGAATCCAAGAGCAAGTGCCAAGGCAAGGAATCCAAGAGCAAGTGCCAAGGCAAGGAATCCAAGAGCAAGTGCCAAGGCAGGGAATCCAAGAGCAAGTGCCAAGGCAAGGAATCCAAGAGCAAGTGCCAAGGCAGGGAATCCAAGAGCAAGTGCCAAGGCAAGGAATCCAAGAGCAAGTGCCAAGGCAAGGAATCCAAGAGCAAGTGCCAAGGCAGGGAATCCAAGAGCAAGTGCCAAGGCAGGGAATCCAAGAAGGCAGGGCATCCAAGAGGGAGCGAGGCGAGCCCGAGAGCAGACACGGCGACGGGGAGGTAA